A window of Anolis sagrei isolate rAnoSag1 chromosome 13, rAnoSag1.mat, whole genome shotgun sequence contains these coding sequences:
- the CFAP107 gene encoding cilia- and flagella-associated protein 107, producing MFTTCRGGQEPNLPGWRIEPKYSTKVLIGNWLEERKKFIRDHRGTGNSTYGRDFVRFPAEVPDRTVMRRMMKTMDGLPKKCVLTHHEEPNHHHLVSQYDDQYNRRGYNPILPPLRKWHGHKMAWVPEKTDFPLLEPPTNYGLFEQLVKKWTGKEHGLMNSVYEVSYQKPPANSYAVRQRPITTHILQANQEQWLPRSSDPYL from the exons ATGTTTACGACATGCAGAGGCGGGCAGGAACCGAACCTTCCCGGATGGAGGATCGAGCCTAAGTATTCAACGAAAGTACTGATCGGGAACTggctggaagaaaggaaaaag TTCATACGTGACCACCGAGGAACCGGCAACAGCACCTACGGGCGAGATTTCGTTCGATTTCCGGCGGAAGTCCCGGACCGAACGGTGATGCGGAGGATGATGAAGACGATGGAT GGTCTCCCAAAGAAGTGTGTCTTGACCCATCACGAAGAACCGAACCACCATCATTTGGTGTCGCAATACGACGATCAATACAACCGGCGCGGCTACAACCCCATCCTGCCGCCGCTCCGCAAGTGGCACGGGCACAAGATGGCGTGGGTCCCGGAGAAGACGGACTTCCCTCTTCTTG AGCCGCCAACCAACTACGGGCTGTTTGAGCAACTGGTGAAGAAGTGGACGGGCAAAGAGCACGGGCTCATGAACAGCGTCTACGAAGTTTCCTACCAAAAGCCGCCGGCCAATTCCTACGCCGTCCGCCAGCGACCGATCACCACCCACATCCTGCAGGCCAACCAGGAGCAGTGGCTGCCACGGAGCAGCGACCCATATCTCTGA